TATCCGGTTAGAGATTAAACCGATAAACCGGAAAATCTCAAAAGGTAAGACTATTAAAGTCTCATTCATCGGAATGTTTCTTGGTTTACCGGAGAGACTCTTAAACATAACGAAACAGAGTTTTCCGGAACTACATTTAACAAGATCGGACTGCATGGTTAAAAAATGGATCGAATCGAGCGTTTTCTGGGCTAATTACCCAGAAAAGGCATCGATCGAGCTTATGCTGAAGAGAGTATCAACAAACGAGTACTACTGGAAAcgtacttcagattttgttcaAACTCCAATCTCAAAACAGGGTCTTGCGAAGATTTTTCAGACGATGATCGATCATTCACCACTTCCACGAAGAGTTTGGATGCAATGGAACCCATGGGGAGGGAGAATGGGTGAGATAGCGTCTGATGCGACGGCGTTTGTGCATAGAGGTGGTAACGTTTTCATGATTGAGCATTTCATGAATTGGTATAAACCTGGAGATGAGCTAGAAGAGAAGTTCTTGGCGATTGCGAGAAGTTTTAAAGAAGTTATGGCTCCGTATGTTTCGAAGAATCCGAGAGAAGCTTTCTTTAACTAGAGAGACGTTGATATTGGAATTACAACGCCGGGGTATAATGCTACGTATGAAGGAGCTAAGGTTTATGGGGATAGTTACTTTAGAGGGAATTATTTGAGATTGGTTAAGATTAAAGCCCGGTTCGACCGGACTAATTTTTTCCGGTCTCAGCAAGGGATTCCGGTTCTTGCTTAGTTTGGTGTTTGGTGAGTCTTTGATTGTATTGTCTGTTGGGGGAGTGAGTATTAAGTtgttaaaagttgaaatatggGATCCGATGAATCTATATATAGCTAAGGGTGTGtccttttgttgtttgtggcatgggCTGTTGATAATTTTGTGTTAAATAATGGTTTAGTTTAGTACAGTGAAATCTATAATAAATGGAAATAATTTTCTCCTATTGTACCATGCGAAGCTTTATTGTGATGATGAGTCTGAAATAGTATCCGCGGACCATGGACGAAAACGACAACACAATGCACATTGTTAAAAAACTGATTGATGTAATTAAATTTATACATTTGGGATATATTTCGAAGAAACTAGAAAGGGTATAGGCATTTCCGGCATATGTTTTTTCAAAGTTGGTTTGCCTATTGCCAAAAACTCAGAACTAAAAATAACATGTAcggtttgtattttttttgggtacggTTTACATTATTGTGTTGATAAATggctaattatttttttttttttttgaacaaaataaatgGCTAATTCAATCTCTAAAATCACTctagttttagagtttataatatcatatagtaaaaagtaaaaactaagtACTTAAATAACTAAGTACTTATTTTATACCATCACATTTTTGGGGTTAATTTTACCACTTGTATTAGAACATCTTTTCTTAGTCATTAAAATTGATAATACAATAAAAAGGTaaattgataataattttctttttaaaaactaaaataaaccaATTAAAAGATAAGACAAGATAAGAGAGTTTTGATTTATGGGTTGTTTTTTCACTCTCTATAGTacattttgattataattttttttacttcttgttATTGTTTAGCTATCTTGTTAGTTGTAATATtctgttaaaattttaattggaGATGCTCTTTAGTTATCTAAAAAAGAAGCAAGcctattagtttttgtttggatgTGTCATGTGTAGATGTGACTTTTTCTAGAGTAAACCTAGTATTTATGTACCTATATGAACAAAAGTCATGGGTCCATTGCAAAATATGTTTCTCAGAAATCATGGCGCGGGGGTTACAGATGAACACGTGATAGGATTCACCTATTGAAAGCTTCAACAGAACATGGTCGAGTTGTTTCCAATTATTGTTATGGGGCCTAGTCGCCTAGATATTTCATTTAACAGTTTTTTAACTATGATATCGACTATTCGACTGGCCCAAGCTGGTCCGCGACTTTGGATATGGTTAGTTACATTAGTTCAATACAATTTTACATGCTTAATTGAAGCATTAATGTGTCAAGATTCCAATAAGACAGTCATCTTTGATTATAACTCCCAGGAGCTTATATTCTTGATGCATGGTGAAGAAAGAAAGCCTCAAATTGATCCAATTCTGCAGGATACTCAGCCGCTTCTTCACGATTTCGATGAGGTTAAGTTTCTAAggaatctctttcttttcagcATTATGATCGTAAGCTGTATTAAACTTTGTCAAATCGGTTAAAATCCAATGTGGATGCAAATCTTGTATGAACTTTGGTTAATGATATAGTTGCTGTTGAGacttgagataaaaaaaaataatgcttaattgatattaaaacaaaaaaattatattccaaCTTGCAATATTTTGACAATGATATTTCTGTTTTCTACACCGATGGAGTTAAATTACTTCAGATGTTGGTTGTTCAACAAGGCATTATTTGAGCGGATGGATGGATGTGATGAacctttttcaataattttttttttgggctctGTTGTTAATTTTACTGTTCTATCTTTCTCATAGTTCTTGAATCGTGATTCATTATTAGAAACATATGGAAATCACACTAACATATCATATTGCATAAAGTGTCACACACCACATCAAGttcaaacacaacaaaataaacACAATGAACATGAAACAGATTCCACAGCGATATCAGACTCAAGCACAACGAAATAAACCATCATGATTCAtcaacataaaaacataacttCACCAATCATAGGAACGCGATTAGGAATAATAGGTGGGTTCCGTTTCTTGCTCATTAGAGGCCTTTGTCTTTCGTTTAAGATAATGCAGCTTACATTCAGGTGGCAGGGCATAGAATATGCCTCGTGAAACCTCGTCTTTTGCTAGGTGTTCTATAGATTCCCAGTAAAGGGGGCTCTTACGAACCATCCTCGGAACTTCCCCCACTCGCTTAACAACAATGGCCATTTTCTCTTCAATCGATGGTTGGTATCGATTGTTTTGATTGCTTACATCAGTCATCGCCTTAGATGTAGTTGCCATGTGTGTTACAAAATCTGTAGGGTTATCAGAAACGAATGATATTAGTTTACAGAGCACCAATGAAAAAGATCTCACATAGGATTAGgataggaagaagaaaatttatACAATCTAATATACAACTGACATGAGCCCATCCACCCATTACAATCATATCAAGTTAAAAGACGTTAAatgtgagtaaaaaaaaatactgattgATCGACGAATAAGTCCAGTGACAGTAACTTGAATCTCAGACTTTAAGTACCTAGCTAGGCTATATCATATCAAGATCATGAGACAGAGCACACAAATTCAAACACTAGATCAACCTATTCATAAGTTGGCAACGAATAATCCAGCTGATATGTTTAACCATAACATctataaatccaaaaaaataattataataactaaGTCTTTCTAACCAGagaaactaaagaaagaaacaatctaGAGAGAACATAAGACTGACGAAACCTTCAGTGGATCAAACTAAAACTCTGTCAATTAGAAATCATACCAAGGGAGAGGGCAGAGACGAACAGATCTTTGAGCGAAGCAGCGAGAAAGAGTACACAGACACAgtacacacaaaaagaaaaagttaatgATCCCTTCACCAAGAAAGTTAAAGCGTTGAGCAGTTTCTTTAAGATTATCGTCCTCATCCCAccaatgtatatttttatttaaatattaattaagttattAAAGCCCAAAATCCTTCCGAAATGGGCTTCAAAGAAATTGATTAATGGGCTTTATATACCATTTAAACGGCCAATTTTATGTGATATTGCAGCTCATTTTACTTAGGTGGGTTAGTAAACTTGGAGGCAAAGTTAAAGAATGAGGGCACTTGGATGGAAGTTGGAACCACTAAACCAGCTTTACCCGCCTAAGTCGCCGTCTTTTACCAAGTCCACcggataaaattaaaattaaaagataattaatcTGTTACTTGTTTACACATTGATCTTGTTTACGATTAATACTTGACTACTTTgtcaataaataatatatagaggatATCACGAAGAAGAATTTTACTAGAAATCACAGCAACGTATATCATCTAATTACATAAAGCCAAACCCTACTTCATAATCCACGCAACATCAAACTGATCAAGCACAAGAAAATAAACCAATGTATTTAAACATTAACAATTATTAGGATAATAGAGCCCAAAATTGGAATTGAAACTGGATTAAAACGTACGGAAATTTCGAGAGATGATTGCTTGAAACCCAAGACCAAGAGTAGTATAAGAAGGAACTACTTCAAATAACACAAATGGGCTTAAAAACGATTAGTTAAGGGGCTCTATTTTCTAACGGCCCAATTACCTCAGTTTTACTTAGCTGGGTTAGTAAACTTGGCGGTAAAGTCAAAGAGTGAGGCACGTGGAACCACTAAACCAGCTTCACCCCGCCAAACTCGCCGTCTTTTACCAAGTCcaccagataaaaaaaaaaagaaagaaatactagtaattaactaattactaattactaattacTAGTATTTCTAAATGaaggtttaagaaaaaaaacgagagGCGATGAGGTTAGAAAATGTATGGCCTTGTTTAGGCCCAGACTAAATAAAATATCGAGAGGATGCAGTTATTGACTGAAAGAGTAACGGCAAGCTGAGTAAATAAATATGGGTGTAattattcaattattatttCTCTAATTAACTGATAcgtattaattataaatagcCGCCAAATAACTTTTAGGTGACCGTTACTCTTAAATTTGGtaccaaatccaaaaaaaatattatgattatatatatgttaaaaacaaaaatctgtcccaaatataaatcaattagCAGCTCAAGTTTCATATATCGATAAGCTCAGGATCGCAAATAATATTACgaatagattttgtttttttataaaccatATAAACTGATCTTTCTTAATTCTAACTTTTCATTCAGCTCAttttgacacttttttttttttaccataataCACTtcccaataaataaataacctcAAATCAGTTATGTTGGCAACGAGTGATTATTAAACCTAGATGTGAttaaaaaacagtaaaaaaaaaattatggccTGATAATTAGGAGGTagttacaaataataaaaaatgtaaaacccACAGTAACTCCTCTTTATCTTCGCTAAAACCCTAATCTCCCTCGCTccgtctctttctctctcgtatATATGCGTGTTAGACAGTTAACGAGTGATCCAAACTTACAACGTTGAAGTCTACTTGAACAAATAAGACACGACGACAGTAGTATCGTCTAAAATCTATCTCAAGGTATTTGATTCTCTCATTTATCCTCTCCTGTCTTTacaatttgttaattttttcttaatgtaTTAGCTCATTACTAGTAGTTAAAGCTTAATAATAATGCATTTTAATACTTCGTAACTCCTCCGGATGCTTAACCTTCTTCTTTACCTCTTAATTTACAGGTTTCATCTCCTCAATGTCCATGGATTGCTTAAGCCACTTCTTTAACTACGATCCACCTGTCCAGCTCCAGGATTGCTTTCTTCCCGATATGGATATGATTATCCCTGAATCTGACAGTTTCTTCCTCGAATCTCAACCGCAACTACAGTTCCATCAGCCATTGTTCCAAGAAGAAGCTCCTTCACAGACCTACTTTGACCCTTTCTGCGACCAGTTTCTTTCTCCCCAAGAAATCTCTCTCCCTAACCCTAAAACCGAAATCTTCAACGAAACACACGACCTTGATTCCTTCCTTCCCACGCCAAAACGCCAGAAACTTGTTAACTCGAGCTACCATTGTAACAATCACAATCATTTCCAGAGCCATAATTCGAGTTTCTTCGACCCTTTCGGCGACCTTGATTTCGTTCCAGAAGCTTCTTCTTTCCCGGAGTTAGTTCCAGACTTTCCTTAGAGTTCACGGTAGGCCGAGGAGACGACACCAAGAAACCGACGCTTTCATCTCAGAGCATCGCGGctagagagaggagaagaagaattgcTGACAAGACTCACGAGCTCGGAAAACTCATACCTGGTGGCCAGAAACAAAATACGGCCGAGATGTTCCAGTCCGCCGCCAAGTACGTCAAGTTCTTGCAGAGTCAAGTTGGGATTCTACAACTGATGCAGACCACAAAGAAGGTAATGACCAACCCCCAAAAAACAACCTTATAATCCAATTGAAACTACGTTAGAAGTGTTTTCTCACGAGCTGGGTTAATTTGCTGACGCAGGGTAGCTCCAATGTGCAATCGGAAACTCAGGTTTTGCTTGAATCGCAAGCAATCCAGGAGAAGCTTTCAACAGAGGAAGTGTGTTTGGTTCCGTGTGAAATGGTTCAAGATCTAACAACTCAAGAAACAATTCGGAGAAACCCTAAGATTTATCGAGAGATCAACAAGCTACTGTCTAGAGATCTGGCTAAGTAGTCTTAGTTTCAAGCCTAAAGTTCTCAATGCCTAAATTTGTGTCTGTTCTGGTTAATTTCTGTTTTTAGTTAGTGTTTTGTCTGTTGATGTAGTGGCTAATTATCCTGGTTAATCTCCTCTTAACTGGGGAACTAATACtttgtttgtaactttgtattaGTCTATGAATTAGCTAAGCTATTGTCTGACCTTTTTCTTGTTAGCAAATGTATGTCCGCAAGTTGAAACATTTTTACTTTAAAGTGACGagatctttcatcttctttgtttgttccatcttgaaaaaaatccaaaattgtaaAAGAGCAATCTccatttggaagaaaaataatcaaacaaactcAGAAAAGATGATTAAGGAACTTCAAGAAAAGATTGATGAGACATATGGAGATGATCAAGCATCGTCGAAAACTCTCCTCAACCTAAAATGGCAGCTCTGCGAAGCCTATAGGGAANNNNNNNNNNNNNNNNNNNNNNNNNNNNNNNNNNNNNNNNNNNNNNNNNNNNNNNNNNNNNNNNNNNNNNNNNNNNNNNNNNNNNNNNNNNNNNNNNNNNNNNNNNNNNNNNNNNNNNNNNNNNNNNNNNNNNNNNNNNNNNNNNNNNNNNNNNNNNNNNNNNNNNNNNNNNNNNNNNNNNNNNNNNNNNNNNNNNNNNNNNNNNNNNNNNNNNNNNNNNNNNNNNNNNNNNNNNNNNNNNNNNNNNNNNNNNNNNNNNNNNNNNNNNNNNNNNNNNNNNNNNNNNNNNNNNNNNNNNNNNNNNNNNNNNNNNNNNNNNNNNNNNNNNNNNNNNNNNNNNNNNNNNNNNNNNNNNNNNNNNNNNNNNNNNNNNNNNNNNNNNNNNNNNNNNNNNNNNNNNNNNNNNNNNNNNNNNNNNNNNNNNNNNNNNNNNNNNNNNNNNNNNNNNNNNNNNNNNNNNNNNNNNNNNNNNNNNNNNNNNNNNNNNNNNNNNNNNNNNNNNNNNNNNNNNNNNNNNNN
The sequence above is drawn from the Camelina sativa cultivar DH55 chromosome 4, Cs, whole genome shotgun sequence genome and encodes:
- the LOC104781881 gene encoding uncharacterized protein LOC104781881, which gives rise to MATTSKAMTDVSNQNNRYQPSIEEKMAIVVKRVGEVPRMVRKSPLYWESIEHLAKDEVSRGIFYALPPECKLHYLKRKTKASNEQETEPTYYS